In Dermacentor albipictus isolate Rhodes 1998 colony chromosome 6, USDA_Dalb.pri_finalv2, whole genome shotgun sequence, the following proteins share a genomic window:
- the LOC139061254 gene encoding glycine receptor subunit alpha-3-like isoform X2, whose protein sequence is MKCLRAVLLHCMLCLTVDLTREEPLDLESILPENPGDYDSLEPPKENGKPTVVSFHVTVLSLDSIDEGSMTYVADIFMSQTWHDYRLRLPRNMTSKYRLLPVSWLQRMWRPDSFFKNAKRVTFQEMTIPNHYIWLYSDRRILYMVKLTLLLSCAMKFETYPHDTQVCTLKIESISYTTDDLVFAWEEDVPLVVDDSIELPQHNLVSTTMGDCTQVYSTGNFTCIQLVFTLKRRLGYYMFHTYIPTCLIVIMSWISFWIKPEAVPARVTLCVTSLLTLSTQHAQSQKSLPPVSYIKAIDIFMSSCTVFVFASLMEYALVNILMGESQPDDDGRRRSIRAVVVSPRIAENSALPNGTKLPKPPEAIASECRERAMLVDKISRVIFPTSFILLNCVYWSLYIDS, encoded by the exons ATGAAATGCCTGCGTGCCGTTCTGCTTCACTGCATGCTATGCCTCACCGTGGACCTCACAAG AGAAGAGCCTTTGGACTTGGAGTCAATCCTCCCAGAGAATCCCGGAGACTATGACAGTCTTGAACCTCCAAAAGAAAATG GCAAGCCTACCGTGGTGAGCTTCCACGTCACTGTGCTCAGCTTAGATTCCATCGACGAAGGATCAATG ACTTACGTCGCGGACATATTCATGTCCCAAACTTGGCACGACTACCGGCTCCGTCTTCCGCGCAACATGACGTCCAAGTACCGCCTGTTGCCTGTGAGCTGGCTTCAGCGCATGTGGCGACCCGACTCTTTCTTCAAGAACGCCAAGCGGGTCACGTTCCAGGAGATGACCATCCCGAACCACTACATTTGGCTCTACTCCGACAGGCGCATCCTCTACATGGTCAA GCTAACCCTTCTGCTGTCGTGTGCTATGAAGTTCGAGACCTATCCCCACGACACCCAAGTCTGCACGCTCAAGATTGAGAGCA TCTCGTACACAACGGACGACCTGGTGTTCGCGTGGGAAGAGGACGTGCCTCTCGTGGTGGATGACTCGATCGAGCTGCCCCAGCACAACCTTGTCTCCACCACCATGGGAGACTGCACACAGGTCTACTCCACAG GCAACTTCACCTGCATCCAGCTCGTGTTCACGCTCAAGCGACGGTTGGGCTACTACATGTTCCACACGTACATACCGACATGCCTGATCGTCATCATGTCTTGGATCTCCTTCTGGATCAAGCCCGAGGCCGTGCCCGCCAGGGTGACCCTCTGTGTCACCAGCCTGCTGACTCTTTCGACGCAGCACGCCCAGTCGCAGAAATCTCTTCCGCCCGTGTCCTACATAAAGGCCATCGACATCTTTATGTCTTCGTGCACCGTGTTCGTGTTCGCCTCGCTCATGGAGTACGCTCTTGTGAACATACTGATGGGTGAATCCCAACCAGACGACGACGGTCGCCGGAGAAGCATAAGAGCTGTGGTAGTCTCGCCACGAATAGCT GAAAATTCCGCCCTGCCGAACGGTACAAAGCTTCCGAAGCCACCAGAGGCCATCGCCAGCGAGTGCCGTGAAAGGGCAATGCTCGTGGACAAGATCAGCCGCGTCATATTCCCGACGTCTTTTATCCTGCTTAATTGTGTGTATTGGTCTCTGTACATCGACTCCTGA
- the LOC139061254 gene encoding glycine receptor subunit alpha-3-like isoform X1, whose protein sequence is MVGQRGGDSTPTFSFFQENERATLWWGQWNRPTVSLAMKCLRAVLLHCMLCLTVDLTREEPLDLESILPENPGDYDSLEPPKENGKPTVVSFHVTVLSLDSIDEGSMTYVADIFMSQTWHDYRLRLPRNMTSKYRLLPVSWLQRMWRPDSFFKNAKRVTFQEMTIPNHYIWLYSDRRILYMVKLTLLLSCAMKFETYPHDTQVCTLKIESISYTTDDLVFAWEEDVPLVVDDSIELPQHNLVSTTMGDCTQVYSTGNFTCIQLVFTLKRRLGYYMFHTYIPTCLIVIMSWISFWIKPEAVPARVTLCVTSLLTLSTQHAQSQKSLPPVSYIKAIDIFMSSCTVFVFASLMEYALVNILMGESQPDDDGRRRSIRAVVVSPRIAENSALPNGTKLPKPPEAIASECRERAMLVDKISRVIFPTSFILLNCVYWSLYIDS, encoded by the exons GGCAACGCTTTGGTGGGGCCAATGGAACCGGCCTACGGTTAGCCTCGCTATGAAATGCCTGCGTGCCGTTCTGCTTCACTGCATGCTATGCCTCACCGTGGACCTCACAAG AGAAGAGCCTTTGGACTTGGAGTCAATCCTCCCAGAGAATCCCGGAGACTATGACAGTCTTGAACCTCCAAAAGAAAATG GCAAGCCTACCGTGGTGAGCTTCCACGTCACTGTGCTCAGCTTAGATTCCATCGACGAAGGATCAATG ACTTACGTCGCGGACATATTCATGTCCCAAACTTGGCACGACTACCGGCTCCGTCTTCCGCGCAACATGACGTCCAAGTACCGCCTGTTGCCTGTGAGCTGGCTTCAGCGCATGTGGCGACCCGACTCTTTCTTCAAGAACGCCAAGCGGGTCACGTTCCAGGAGATGACCATCCCGAACCACTACATTTGGCTCTACTCCGACAGGCGCATCCTCTACATGGTCAA GCTAACCCTTCTGCTGTCGTGTGCTATGAAGTTCGAGACCTATCCCCACGACACCCAAGTCTGCACGCTCAAGATTGAGAGCA TCTCGTACACAACGGACGACCTGGTGTTCGCGTGGGAAGAGGACGTGCCTCTCGTGGTGGATGACTCGATCGAGCTGCCCCAGCACAACCTTGTCTCCACCACCATGGGAGACTGCACACAGGTCTACTCCACAG GCAACTTCACCTGCATCCAGCTCGTGTTCACGCTCAAGCGACGGTTGGGCTACTACATGTTCCACACGTACATACCGACATGCCTGATCGTCATCATGTCTTGGATCTCCTTCTGGATCAAGCCCGAGGCCGTGCCCGCCAGGGTGACCCTCTGTGTCACCAGCCTGCTGACTCTTTCGACGCAGCACGCCCAGTCGCAGAAATCTCTTCCGCCCGTGTCCTACATAAAGGCCATCGACATCTTTATGTCTTCGTGCACCGTGTTCGTGTTCGCCTCGCTCATGGAGTACGCTCTTGTGAACATACTGATGGGTGAATCCCAACCAGACGACGACGGTCGCCGGAGAAGCATAAGAGCTGTGGTAGTCTCGCCACGAATAGCT GAAAATTCCGCCCTGCCGAACGGTACAAAGCTTCCGAAGCCACCAGAGGCCATCGCCAGCGAGTGCCGTGAAAGGGCAATGCTCGTGGACAAGATCAGCCGCGTCATATTCCCGACGTCTTTTATCCTGCTTAATTGTGTGTATTGGTCTCTGTACATCGACTCCTGA